CAGCCTCAATTTCACCCTTCGAGTTTCCTCTCCTGTTCATTTTGCTACTAGCAAAGATTTCTTTGTGCGAGTGCGGATTTTCGTCAGCCTTTTTTGCCTTTGTGGCTGGTTTCGCTGGATCCAATCTTACCACAGCAGTTTTCCCCTTTGGCATTTTTTTGCTCCACACCGAGCCTCCACTACGGGCCGGAGTTTGCTTATAACCGCGCTTTCTTAAAATTGCCTCAATCTGTGCGTTTGTCTTTCCTGTGATTCGTCCAACCGCTCGCAATTCTTGCTGAGCGTTTTGAGGTCGGCACGCCAACCCCAGCCAGTCCACCCACCCATTGGGATCTCCCACATACCCATACAGCGTGGGGTTTCCGCCCTCCAGGCGGATGGGATCCTGGCTAATATACCCGCCCGCCTCCGGGTCAAAGTACCGGAAGCGGTTGTAGTAGAGGCCGGTCTCGGCATCTTCGTATTGGCCGGGGTAGCGGAAAGGGCACAGGCCACGCTCGCCTTCCACCATGCGCGGCTGACCGTAGATGTCAAGATCGAGGGACCAGGTCTGATTGCCGGCGTCGTTGAACATGGCCAACGGCGTGCCCAAGTGGTCGCAGACAATGCTTTCGCGACGCTCGCCTTGGAGGCGGGCCATGGGCGCGAAGCAATCCGGCTCGAAGAGCCAGGTGATGGGACTTTGTTCGCTGGGCCGTTCCGGTGGGCCTTGCGGCGACAAGGGCGAAAGGGTCTTGTCGCGCAAAAGCTGCAGAACTTCCGCGAGGCGGGCGTCCATGGCGTAAGTCGGAGGCGGCTCGATTTTGGGGAGGGGTCCGGTTTCCTCCTGCCATTCGTGCAGGGGAAGGTTCCCGTCCCACACCCAATGTGTGGTGCGGCCCGCGAAGCTCTTGGAGACACGGCGCCCCAAGGGGGCGTACAGAAATTCCACGATCTGGCCATCGGGCCGGATCACGCGGGACAAGTGGCCCGCCGCGTTCCATTCGTAGAGCCAGATTTTGTCTGCGTTGGGTCCTGATCCCAGGCCCGTTCCCGATCCCAAGACCATGGTGGGTTCCGGGGAGTGCGGAGGGGTGATGGTCTTTTTGATCAAGTTGCCTTCGGCGTCGTATTCGTATCGCGTCAAGCCTTGGGTACTGGTGGATTCCAATAACTGTCCCGAGGGGCCGTATTTGCGATCGAGCCGTTCGGGGGTGCGGAAGAGATTGCCCAGCACGTCCGGGGTGCGCCAGAGCTTGTGGAAGTCGTTGTAGGTGGCGCCAGACAGGTTCCCGAAGGCGTCGTGCTCGAATTCCACCGGACCGTAGGCGGAGTCCACGATCTTCTTCAGGCGGTCATCCACCGCCCAGGTGTACTCGCGGTTGCGTTCCTTATCCTTCTTGCCAAAGGAATGCCGCAGAGGCCGTCCGTGCTGGTCGCGCTCCCAGCGGCTCTTGATGCCGCCCGGTAAGGCGCGCTCGATCTCCAGACCAGAAATATCGCGCTGGAACTTGGCCTCCCACTTGGGTGGGGCGGTGGGGTCTTCGGGATTTCCCGGCACCTGCACGGTGGCCGCCTCACCCATGAGGTCGCGATCGATGATCTGGTGTGCGCCCAGGGACGATCGAATCTCCACCCGTTCATCGAGTTCGTTCCAAATCGATTCCACCCAGTGGTTGCCCTGGACCTCCTTGAGCACGCGTCCCAATGGGTCGCGCTCCCAGAGAATTTTGGCGTGGGCGTTTTCTGCTTCCACCAGTTCGCCGTCGGTGCGGTACACGAAGGATTGGGTCGATTCATCCCAGTGGCGGACCTCCAAAACGCGGCCCGCCGCGTCGTTGTCGTATTCTGTCCAGCGTTCGCCGGGACGCTCCACCCGCACAAGATTTCCCACCGCGTCGTAGCGGAAGGTGCGCTGCAAGCCGTCCCAGCCCTGCTCCAGCTCCACCCGGCCCAGCAAGTCGCGCTTGAAGCCATAGATGTCCTGGACCTCGTTTCGGATGGCGGTGAGCTGGTCTTCGGTGTCGTAGGCGAAATCGATGCGGGTGCCGTTTTCGGTGCGCGAGGCCATGGCCCCCATGCCCCGCCAAGTGAAGCTCACCTCGCGGTGGGCGTCCTTGGCTCTGATCAAATTGTCTTCCGGGTCGTAGTCCATCTCGCGCAGGTTGCCGTCGGGTTCGCGGATCTTGCGCACGTTGCCGGACAGGTCGTAGGCGAAGTCGCGGCGGTTGCCGCGTTCGTCCAGGGCGCTCCACAGGTTGCCCCAGCGGTCGTGCACCCATTCGTTGGCGGATCCATCCGGGAAATTCGCCTTGACCAGGTTCCCCTGGGGGTCGTAGGCAAATTCCGTCTTGTTGCCTTTGGCGTCCAGCGAGGCGATCAGGCGCGAGCCCTCGTACTCGTAGCGTGTCGTGCGTCCCAGCGGGTCGGTGCGCTCCACCAGGCGGCCTTGGTCGTGCTTCCAGAGCCATTGGCCACCCACCGCGTCGATCGCGTTCACCGGGAGGTCGTCTTCGTAGGCCACTTCAAGGGTGGATCCGTCGGCCTCGATCATCTTGACGGCGTTGCCGCGATCATCAAATTCTGTCAGGGTGCCGCGGCCCAACTCGTCCAGAGTCGCGAACGGCTCCATCCACGTGTTCCACAATGTGCTGGAACGGCCCCCCATTGCGTCCACCACTTCGCGGACCACGCCGTTCTCGTGGTGGTGCTCGGTGCGGGCTCCCAACGAGGTGGTGACCACCGTGTGGCCTTGCACCAGGTTGTATTTGAGTTTGTGGTCGTAGATGCCGCCGTCGCCCCAGGTGCGCACGCAGCGGGCCGTGATGCCCGATCCCTTGTACTGGAACTGGAAGGTCAGTCCGTTGCGCAAAGTTTCCGAAATCAGCAGGTGGTTGGAGTAGCGGAACTTCCACGGGCGCTTCTGGGCGTCAAAGACTTCCACCAGATCGTGGCTGGAATCCACCAGGTACTGCACGATTTCCACCGAAGGGCGTTCGCCTTCCTCGCCGGGCAGAGTGGGGTGGGGCACCAGGATGGACCGGATCTTGCCGCGGTGGTCGTTCACCAGTCGGAGGCGTCGCCCGGTGCTGTCGACAATCCCTGTCAAGAACAGGTCGTTGTCGTATTCAAGCTGGATCGTCTCGCCGAAGTCGTTTTCGATGGAGGTCAGCCGTTGCACTCCGTCGCGTCCGGCCTTGCAAAAGCGGTGCGTGGTGCGATCGGCGTGGTCACGTAGACCGTAGCCGCGCTCGTCGCGGAACAGCGTGCGTTTTTCCGAGCGGTCGTAGTGCGATTCTCCTACGCCCAGTCGTGCGCTCAAGAGCACGCGCCCGTCTTCCATGCGCACGGCCACCACGCGGTGGTCTTCGGCCAGGGCCATGTCGTAGGGGTGGTGCCAGCCCACGCCCAGCGGGCCGTCGTAGCTGGATGCGCTGGAGTACCAACGCTTCCATTCGAATGGGATGGGGCCTGGAAATGCAAAGTCGATGTGCTCCGTGGTGACCTTGCCGGAGGCGATGTCCACCGGGTGGCCGGTCTTGGAACAGATGTAGTCGTGGACCAGGTCGCGGATCTTGGACTTCTTGGGAATCTTGAGCTTGTCCATCACCTTCTTGGCGAAGTTGTGGATCTTCTGCGAAACGGCCTTCCACATCTTGGTGTTCTGGAGCTTTTTCAGGAGCTTGCCCTTGATGGCCGCTTTCGCCTTGGCCACCATCAAGCTCATGTCGATCGTCGGAGGTCCGCCGATCAACACCGGAAGGCCCATCGGAATCGCCACAACCATCGAGGTTGGAAGCTCCAGTGCCACCTTGGCACCGCCCTTTTTGCGCGGCGGGGGAGGCATGCCAAAGGTATTGCAGGAAAGACACGGCAACGCGGTGAAGGCGGCCGGAGATCCCTCAAACAGCACCGTGGCCGACCCCATGAAGATTTCGGAATCGTTGGTGGGGATGGGGGGCAGAAACGGGCCACCCATCGGGATGTGCGGCACAATGGCTTTGCCCGAAGTGCCTGCGGTGGCGCAGGGCATTCCCTGGACCTTGATGGAGGCGCCGATCATGGGGATGAACGACATCGCCTCGAAGACCATGCCTACGTACGGATGCGGCATGGGAGTGGGAATGGGACTGGGGACGGCCGGGATGGCCACCATGTGGATGTCGATCCCCATGATGGGATCCAGCATTTTCACAGCGGGCATCATGGGCAGGGACCTGTGCGAATGGCGCGTTCAGCAGCCAGCCAGCCCATGAGTCTGGGCGAGGTCGTGACCAAGACAACAGGTGATTGGCCAGGGTGTTCCAGGTGAGTGCGGATGGAATGTTCGGGGTACATAGGCCTTAGGGAGCGAAGTGGGGATATGGCGGTCAAAAAAGTGTACAAATTGTCTGGCCAGGCGCACTGGGGATGAGGAGATCCTACCAAGGACCGGTTTCGACGGGGAAAACGGACTGCCGACAATTTGTAGTTGTTGACTACGGTCGCCGACGGCAGGAGGGTGGGATGACAAGTCGCAACCATCGCCAACGGAGAGCCGGTCTTCCGGAGTCCACGGAAAGTGGAACCCGGACCAGAACCACGAGGTCGCCCATGCATCAGACGTCCATGCTTTGATCCGCCGTCCCCCATTGGGTGGCGCGGAGCCTGTGCTGACAAATGGATCCATCGCCGCACCACCTCTGGGCTTTCGCCGTGGGAGCCGCCACCGGCATCGTGTTCCACGGCGGGATCTGGTGGACGATCCACGAAGTTCCCGGCAAGGCGAACCCGGGATGGTGGTTCGCAGCCAGCACGGTGGTGCGCACTGTCGTTTCCGTCGCCGGATTCCGGCTTGTTGTGGACGGAAATTGGCGAATTGTCGTCCTGTGCCTCGTGGGATTCCTTGCCGCTCGAGGGGCCGCGACCTGGGTGACCGCATCCAACAAGGCTGCCACAAGCGATTGAATCCATGAAAGGGAATTTCCAATGAACCAAGACGAACTCAAGAGCGTGGCCCAAGCCATCGTCGCCGACTCCAAAGGGATCCTGGCCGCCGATGAAAGCAATCCCACCATCGAAGACCGCTTCGATGGGATCGGCGTGAAGTCCACCGAGGAAAACCGCCGCAGATACCGCGAGATCCTGTTCTCCACGGAAGGGATCGAGCAATACATCGGGGGCGTCATCCTCTTCCATGAAACGTTGCACCAGACCACCGGGGATGGAACTCCGTTCGCGCAGTTTCTGTCCAAACGGGGCATCGTCCCCGGGATCAAGGTGGACGAAGGCTCCAAGGCGCTGGCGATGTATCCCGGCGAACGGATCACCGAGGGCCTGGATGGCCTGCGCGAACGGTTGCTGGAATACAAACGGACAGGCGCGAAGTTCGCGAAATGGCGTTCGGTGATCGAGATCAACGAACGCGACCTTCCCACCCGATTCGCCATCCGCGCCAACGCCCATGCGCTCGCGCGCTACGCCGCGCTTTGCCAGGAAGTGGGCCTGGTTCCGATCGTGGAGCCGGAGGTGCTGATGGACGGTGCCCACGACATCGAACGCTGCGAAAAGGTCACGTCCATCGTGCTGGAGGAAGTCTTCTCCGAGCTCGATGCCCACCGCGTGCTGCTCGAGGGCATGTTGCTGAAGCCGAACATGATCGTTCCCGGCATGAAATGCCCGCGCCGCGAGAGCGTGTTGCGGGTGGCCGCAGCCACCATGCGTTGCCTGCTTCGCCACGTGCCCACAGCCGTTCCAGGAATCGTTTTTCTTTCCGGTGGACAGAGCGCCGACGATGCCACCGAACATCTCAACGCCATGAACCACCTGGGCACTCATCCGTGGAGCGTCAGCTTTTCCTTCGGGCGGGCCTTGCAGGCGCCGGTGCTGTCCGTATGGAAGGGCAAGGAGGCAAACGTGGCGGCGGCTCAAAAGACCTTCCTGCAGCGCTGCAAGTTCAATGGGCTCGCTTGTGCCGGAAAGTACCACCGGGAACTAGTCTGAACTCTTCGATCGTTTTCCCGGCCGCCTTACGACGCCCGCGGGCCAACCAAATCCAGCATGCCAGACTGTCTACCTTGTCGGGAAAAGACCGGCAAAGTGGAGGCCAGAACATGATGGAAGCATGGAAAGACACCGCATTCGGATCCGATTTCGGCGGCGACTTTTTGACGCTGGTGGAGTCACTGGATGCGCCAGAGGTGAATCTTGGCGTGATCTACCGGAGGTGCGACCTGCAGAAGTATGTCGCCGACCCGACGTTGCTTCTGAAGCGGACCGACAACAACGTCTTTTTCACCCCTTCCGAATTCGAACAGTACGTCCACTTCGAAGATGCCGTGATCGCGATCGCGGCCATCATGGTCGAAAGCCAGGCCTGTGATGGCGTGGTGGACCTGACCAAGGCATACGGCAGCAAAACGATCCGGTTCACCTCGACAAATTCTGATCGGCTGGAAATCCTGACCGCGCTCGAGGGAATATTGGCCAACCCCGACCACTACGTGCTGTTCGAGATGTGCCGAGGTGAAGAGCGAGCCTCCACCCTCGCAGACCTCCACGCGATGGCCTCCGAACTAAAAAAGACCACCCACCAATAGGCCGCCACTATCTCGCCGGTCTGACCATCCCCCGCGCCGTGCAGATTCCGTCTTGGCAGGTCTGTAGCCAGGCGATTCCACCCGGATGGAAGTCGCGCGGCATGGCGCCTGCGGGCACGGCAGTGCGACGGCCATCGGCCCCGATCCAGAAACGGACCGTCGGTTGCGTCAGGTGCAAGGGGTTGCGCACCGATGCGACAGGAGTCGATTCGGCGAGTTGCATCAATTTGAACACGTCCAGTCGCGTCCAACCGGTGTCGGGATTGTGGACGGTGCGGGTTCCCTTGAAGATGCGCACCAAGCTGTCTGTGGTGAGCTTTGGGTTGGCCTCCAGCAACAGGGCGATGGCGCCCGTCACCAACGGAGCGGACATCGATGTCCCGGACATCGGCCCCCAGGGATAGGTGCCGATCTTGCCGCTGACCGTGCTGGACCCGAGTGCGCCGGAGTTCAGCGCCGAGATGATGGACACGCCTGGGGCGGCCAGGTCCGGCTTGGGCACCGGCCCCAAGCCTGGGCCGCGTGAAGTGAAGGTGGCGCGCGCGCCGGTGCTCCCGCTGATGGCGCCCACCGCGATCACGGCGGGGCAGGTGGCTTTGTCTGAAATCACATGCAGGCTGTCGGGAACGACGCAGCCACGGCAGCGGCTCTGCGGCAGGTTCAGGAAATCCAGTCCCGCTTCCCAGATCCAGCCGTGGACCGTGCCGCTGGTGGCGGTGACGCCCATGCGCAATTGCAGGCCCGTGCGGTTGGTGCTCACCGACAATCGCAAGCCGCTCAGCCCGGAGCGTTTTTCGATGTTTCCCTTGGCCCACAACGTGTCCGGGCCCACCACCTTGCGGACATCGATGGACTGGTAGGAACTGGACCCGGTGCCCAGCTGGAATACGGTGGATGTGGCCAAGAGCGAGTCCTTCGCATTGAGAACCTCCACCCATGCTTGGTAGGACTTGGCCGAGTCGCCCCACAGTTCCACCTCGTTGAAGTACGAGGTGCGTGTCCCGCCAGTGGAAAGGGTTTGGGTGCCCTTCGAAACCTGCAAGGCATAGCGCGCCGTGTCGCCACGGAATTCGTGGGCGGCGTGGGCGGCGTTGCCTCCGGTATTCCCGGCCGAAGCGACCACGATCTTTCCTGGACCCACCAGCGAGCGGGTCACTACGCAATCGGAACTTTTGCCGTTGCGGGGGCCATTGAGGGTGCCCCAGCTCATGTTGACGGCCACCGGGAGCTTGAGGCTGTCGCCCAACCGAAACAGGTACTTGATGCCGTCGTTGATCTGTCGGCAACCTTCACCACAGTCCACCAACGCGATGCGCGCATCGTCGGCCACACCCCACCATTCGCCTCCGGCCGCTGGCCATCCGCGTCCGGCAGCCAGTCCGGCCACATGGGTGCCATGGGTTTCGTCGGAGCCCGATCTTCCCAGGCTTTTGATCGCCGCGGGCGTGGTGAACAATGTGCCAGTGCTGAACCCGGCAGGTGGCTTGCCGGAGGTATTGGTATGGTCCCACAGTCGGATGATCCGCGAATTGCCCAGGGAATCCTGGAAGGCGGGGTGGTTGAGGTCAAAACCGATGTCGATGATCCCCACCAATGCTTTGGTGCCGCGATGGCTGCGGATGAGGCCTGTTCCCGCGTGGGCCTCTTGGGCGTTGATGCGGTCGCGCGAGGCGTCCAAGGCATGGTGGTCGCGCCGGGCCGGCGACTCCACACGGTCGATGGCGGGGTGCGTGGCCAGGAGGTCCAGGCTGTCGGAAGAGATTTCCACCTCGAACAAACCGGAACCCATGGAGCGATGGGGCCAGCCGTGCAGAGCCAGCCACCGGGCGATCGCCGCAGAATCGGTGGTCCCCACCACGAAGCGCTGCGCGGCATCGGGGGCTTCCCAAGGCCGGACGCGTTCGCTCGAGGGAGCCTCCGTGACAGGTGCGGGTCCGGACTCGCGCAAGAGCGGTGTCGGGATGTCCAGATCGGACGCGTATCCACAAAGCGCGAGCAGGACCGGTGAGATCATGTTCCGAGCATACGTTGGTTTTCAAAACGCCGCTGTCGCGTCAGGGTTGGAGACGCAATTTTCCGTTGAAGGAAAGTCCGAGCCTGGCCGGAAAGCCGACCCGGCTTCCTATCCGTGAGGTCTGGCGATCAGGGGGCCATCATCGGGATGGCGGGCTCGTCGTTCAGGCGCACGAAGTGCAGTCCCCGTTCCAGGTCCAGTCCGACGGATTGGCCGCGTCCGACGGAAATTGTCTGGCGTATGGTTCCCTTGGCGTCGGAGATCCGCACGGTGCCGGGACCCACGGCCGACCCGAATTTCAGGGTGGCCCGGCCATCGCTGCCGCGAACGCAGATGCAGCGGCGCTCGGATCGCTTCACCGAGAGGACCGGATTCAAGGCGCGGAACTTGCCGCGCAACCATTTCCCGCCTTCGGTCAGGTCCGATTCCGGCCATCCGCCCTCCACCGACACGTTGTGCTTGGCGCTTCCATCGCCGTTCCAGGTCACCGCCTTCAGCGAAGCCGAACTTTCGGCCGCATCGGTGATCGACCACGCGCAGCTGGACAATTTCTGGGATTCCATCCAGTTCCAGAACTCGTTGATCCAGGGCATGTTGAGCGTTCCGTTGCCGTTGGCCTGCGACAGGCCCCATTCGCTCACGAACAGCGGGAGGCCCGCGGCGATCGCGCTGTCGGCGCGCTTCATGTAGTGCGTGTGGTGCCATTCCTCGGAGGCGTACATGTGGAAGGCGTAGGCGACGTTCTGGTAGCCGGTGATGGGGTCCTTGGATGGTGGGATCAGCTCCGTGTCCCACTTCCCGGTTCCCACGACGACGAGGTTGTCGGAATTCTTCCGGATCGCGGCCAGAAGGTCGGTGGCGTAGGTCTTCAGGCTGGACCACGGCACGTCCAGCGGCTCGTTGAAGATCTCGAAGATCACGTTCGGAGATTTGCCGTAGGTTTGGCTCATCTCGGTGAAGAATTCCAAGGCCTTCGCCTTGTGGTCCAGGGCGTTGTGGTCGTGCCAATCGATGATGACGTAGATCCCCTTGGCGATGGCCGCGTCCACCACCGCCTTCACGCGGGCTTTGTTGCCGGCGGGATCGGACAGGTAGCCTTTTTCCGCCGTGCTCCAATCGCCTTCCACCGCCATGGCGGCGCGCAAGATGGAGACGTTCCAATCGGAGACCATCCAATCGACCACCTTGGGGTTGTAGAAGTCCTTGCCCACCTTGGCCTGGCTCCAGTAGAAGCTCATGCCCCGCAATTGGGGCGGCACTCCGTTCTTGTTGACCACCTTGCCGCCGCTGACCGTGAGGCTGCCGTGGATGTCGATGGGAGCGGCGAGCGGTGCCGAGCAAAAATCCCGGCCACAAGGAGAGTCACGAAGGTGGAGATGGAACGCATAGGCTCAATACGATACGGAAAACCGAGGCATCCTGCCAATCAATTGTTGGCGGTGCCGATTCGGTCGCCCAGCAGCCGGACGGCCGCTTCCAGGAGGTCGCCCTGCTGGAAAGGCTTGCGGATCACCATCACGTCGCTGTCGGGGTGGAGCCGTTCCAGTGCGGAATCGGATTCGCCGGTCAGGAGGATGACTGGGATGCGAGGCATCGTGGCATCCGCTCGCAAGGCGGCCACCATGTCGATTCCGTCCATGCGCGGCATCTGGTTGTCCGTCACGATGAGGTCGGGACGCAATTGGCGGGCGAGCCGGAGAGCCTCCTCGCCATCGCAAGCGGAAACGATTTCCGCTAGCTTGCCAAGCACCTTCTCCAGCAGATGGCGCATCATGGGCTGGTCGTCGACCACCAACACGAGGGTTCCCTCCTGCTGGGTGATCGCCGTCGGGAGCCTCGCAGAAGCAGGAGAAGGTGCCGACTCCTCCGTGGTTTCCTCCGGGATCCGCGAGCCCTCCATCACCAACTCGAACCGGCTTCCCTCGTCCAGGCGGCTTTCCACATG
This DNA window, taken from Fibrobacterota bacterium, encodes the following:
- a CDS encoding ATP synthase subunit I, whose protein sequence is MDPSPHHLWAFAVGAATGIVFHGGIWWTIHEVPGKANPGWWFAASTVVRTVVSVAGFRLVVDGNWRIVVLCLVGFLAARGAATWVTASNKAATSD
- a CDS encoding fructose-bisphosphate aldolase class I, with protein sequence MNQDELKSVAQAIVADSKGILAADESNPTIEDRFDGIGVKSTEENRRRYREILFSTEGIEQYIGGVILFHETLHQTTGDGTPFAQFLSKRGIVPGIKVDEGSKALAMYPGERITEGLDGLRERLLEYKRTGAKFAKWRSVIEINERDLPTRFAIRANAHALARYAALCQEVGLVPIVEPEVLMDGAHDIERCEKVTSIVLEEVFSELDAHRVLLEGMLLKPNMIVPGMKCPRRESVLRVAAATMRCLLRHVPTAVPGIVFLSGGQSADDATEHLNAMNHLGTHPWSVSFSFGRALQAPVLSVWKGKEANVAAAQKTFLQRCKFNGLACAGKYHRELV
- a CDS encoding S8 family serine peptidase, producing MISPVLLALCGYASDLDIPTPLLRESGPAPVTEAPSSERVRPWEAPDAAQRFVVGTTDSAAIARWLALHGWPHRSMGSGLFEVEISSDSLDLLATHPAIDRVESPARRDHHALDASRDRINAQEAHAGTGLIRSHRGTKALVGIIDIGFDLNHPAFQDSLGNSRIIRLWDHTNTSGKPPAGFSTGTLFTTPAAIKSLGRSGSDETHGTHVAGLAAGRGWPAAGGEWWGVADDARIALVDCGEGCRQINDGIKYLFRLGDSLKLPVAVNMSWGTLNGPRNGKSSDCVVTRSLVGPGKIVVASAGNTGGNAAHAAHEFRGDTARYALQVSKGTQTLSTGGTRTSYFNEVELWGDSAKSYQAWVEVLNAKDSLLATSTVFQLGTGSSSYQSIDVRKVVGPDTLWAKGNIEKRSGLSGLRLSVSTNRTGLQLRMGVTATSGTVHGWIWEAGLDFLNLPQSRCRGCVVPDSLHVISDKATCPAVIAVGAISGSTGARATFTSRGPGLGPVPKPDLAAPGVSIISALNSGALGSSTVSGKIGTYPWGPMSGTSMSAPLVTGAIALLLEANPKLTTDSLVRIFKGTRTVHNPDTGWTRLDVFKLMQLAESTPVASVRNPLHLTQPTVRFWIGADGRRTAVPAGAMPRDFHPGGIAWLQTCQDGICTARGMVRPAR
- a CDS encoding glycoside hydrolase family 5 protein yields the protein MVNKNGVPPQLRGMSFYWSQAKVGKDFYNPKVVDWMVSDWNVSILRAAMAVEGDWSTAEKGYLSDPAGNKARVKAVVDAAIAKGIYVIIDWHDHNALDHKAKALEFFTEMSQTYGKSPNVIFEIFNEPLDVPWSSLKTYATDLLAAIRKNSDNLVVVGTGKWDTELIPPSKDPITGYQNVAYAFHMYASEEWHHTHYMKRADSAIAAGLPLFVSEWGLSQANGNGTLNMPWINEFWNWMESQKLSSCAWSITDAAESSASLKAVTWNGDGSAKHNVSVEGGWPESDLTEGGKWLRGKFRALNPVLSVKRSERRCICVRGSDGRATLKFGSAVGPGTVRISDAKGTIRQTISVGRGQSVGLDLERGLHFVRLNDEPAIPMMAP